ACTTACACCGTAAATCACCCGTATTGGCTCTGCATGATTATCCAACCTGATATTTAGCTGACTTTTACTTACATACTTAACTACGGTACCCATACGAACTTCTTTATTCTTCACTACAAATACCTGATCCCCAATCCCAACGTCGTTTCCCCTCATATACCTCCCCTTTCGAAAGCTTTTACTGTTATTTCCGTGTAAAGTAATTCTTCCATACTATGATTTGTATGAAATTAAAATGCCACACACCTTTGAATTCACCGCGTGTGATTTATCGCTTTGCAAATTTCTACAAGCTTATCAACGTCTTCTTTACTTCCTATTTTAACGTCGGGTGGCTCTTTATAATTTCCCGTCTCAAAACCTAATTTTTGAAGTTCCATCTTCGTTATTTTGTTGTTGAAAATGACAACATGTATATAGTCTTTATTTCTTCTGGGGGCTGCTGATAATAGTCGTTTTTTGGGTTTATTAGAATAATAGTAAATAAGTACACCATATCCTCTTTTCGGTGATGGAGCTTCGCCGATAAGTTCTGCTAGGTTGTTTTCCAATAATCTTCTCTCCAAATACGCCATTAGTATTTCAGAGTTTTTAGCCGCTTGGTAGATCTTTTTGGTTTCGGACGAATTCCAGGTCACATTGTATAATATAATTCTCACCTCCTCACTCCTGCGTACAACAGGTCGAAATTTTCTGGATATCCCTACATCTAGGATAGCTACTACACCCATAAAAGCTTCCGTACTTTCCATTTTTCACCCCATCTCAACCCAACCGATACTGATCCAATGCAATCTGTGCTGCTACAGCGGACATGTCCTTATTATTCACCTTGAAATCAGTCCCTGCATGAATTACTAGTTCTAATCTTTTGCTTCTGGTGCTTTTACGAATATCACCTATTCCAGTGAATTGAACTATATCTTGATCTAAAACTTGATTAATAGCCCAAAATTTATTCAAGTAGCTACTATTAAACGGGTCTGCAGTAAAAGACTCTTCAAAGACGACTGTTATCACTTGGTCATTATTTTTCACTACAATCTCCGCAACATTTCCAGCTTCAATACTGGATGCTATATTCCCCATGACCAATCGAATTTGACCTATATCCGATTCAAATATTTCATCGACGTACCTTTTGGATAAGTTTCTTCTGCGAAAGATCAAATTATCCTCATAAAGCTTACTGTCGAATAAAACCAATTGTTCACCTTTTACTTGTTCTTTGCGCGTAGTGATAGACTGCGCCTTAGGCCTATGTCTATTTCTTGAAATTCGTATCGCTTCTCGTTCTTCTTCAGATAAATTCATTTGTGTATACGCATCATGTAAAGCTTTTTGGCGTCTGTTATAAGAGATTTCGGTACTTACTATGTCCGTGACATTTCTACCCAAATTAACAGGAATTCTATCAAAATGGTACGGACATTTTTTTGAGTGTTGATCATATTTCCATGTTCTGAAGTGTGGGTATCTCCCGCCACTAAAACTGACTCTTGCTGTACAATTTTCTGTCGGACAAAATAATTTCCGTTTTAACTTTTGTGTATAGACATGAGTTGTCATTTCACCAAGATGAATTTTCTTTTCATTACCATCGTTGTTCCTATAGAAAGCACTCATTATCCTCATGGAACACTGCCCCTTTCTTCAATCAAAAATGTTGATAAGAAAGCCATATTGACCAGTTCACGGAATTGTCTTTATAATCTCATTTTACCACAACATGGAAGTACTTTGGTATATAATTGAGATGAAAACTTTATAGTAGTAGGCAGGTATCTCGGAAAGGATTGGAGATAGAAAGGGACGGAATTTGAATGGTTGAAAAAACACAAACCAATAGTAATTCTGTAATTTCAATAACTCTTGGTATCTTGTCTATTTTAATTCCAATGATTGGTATAATTCTGGGGGTTATCTGGTTTGTTTTTGCAAGAATAGCGTTAAAAGAGATTCGCAATACAAATGATAATGGCAGGGGATTAGCGACGGCGGGATTAATTTGCAGTGTGGTTGGCGTCGTTCCTCAACTATTCCGGGTGTTAGGTTTTGCTTTATTTTTTTGTTTCATTTTGATTCTTTAAAATCAAAAAGGAACACCCGAAATTTCGGATGTTCCCTTTATAATACCTATCAGAGTCGGTCACGGTCTGTCAGGGGGTCGTACTGCGTACGCTCCTTTTCCAATGTGTCTTCTACATCTCTATCTATTGGATTCACAAAATCTTCATCGCTTCGATCAACATCCGCCTCTTCACGACGTACGGTTTCACTTACCATTTCAGTATCTTGAACCTCGCGTTTACTAACAACGATTTCCTCGTTCACTACCGGGCGTTTTGTTACTTCCACTTGTTCTTCCATGACTGGAATGTGAATGTTTTCACCATCGTCGAAAACTTCGCCTGCAGCTGTCTCGTCGTACACCGCATTTCTTTCAATATCTACTTCCTCACGTGACACGGGCACTTCCACTGACTGCACTTCTTCGACGACATGTTTGCCGACATTCACCTCTCCCGTTTGCACACGTTCTTTATCTACATTCAATCTTTCTTCATGCAATCGAAGGCTTCCTTCGTGCTCGGCATCGATATTCGGGCTAGCATGATTTACAGATGCGGTTGCGCCTAAATCTTCTGTTGTCAGGTTCGATCCCAGATTCGGATCGGAATAGTTATTCATAAACTCCGATTGTCTATCGTAGGTCGTTCTGCCGTACTCATGGTCAACATACAACAGGATTCTTCCATTCTTCACCTCACCGTAATAACGGTCGGATTCTTCTTCCGTGAGTCCCATATCGTTGAATGCTGCCCTCACCGGTTCATCGCCGCTAATGAAGGCTATAAATTTATCTAACCAATTACCGTCTGGTGACTCAAAGTCGACATCTGTTTGTCCGCGAACAATTGAAAGTGATTCTTCATCATTTGTGACAACGTAAATATCTTCTTCTGAATAACCTTCAACTTTCAACTCATCAATTTTATTTAAAACCTCGTATTCTGTTTGGAATGTACCTACAAATCTTTTATCTGCCATGTTGATATTTCCTCCTAGAATTTTAGTAGTTTTGTTGCTTAGAAGTAAAATACCCGAGTTGCAAAAATCAAAACACAAAGGGACCCCCAACAATTGGAAGGTCCCCTTCTATTACCGAAATCACGTTCCACAAAAAGTTTGATATAGACCGGCTGATTCAGGTAGCGTTGTATATTTTTCTTGTTCAGAAGTATGCGCACAAGGTTTCGAAAGTACATTTAAAAGTTGTTGCATCACACTATAATCGCCTTGTTCAACCGCAGCTTCCAATGCTTCTTCGACCCGATGGTTTCTTGGAATGACTGCTGGATTGTTGTCCTTCATTAATTGATGAGAAGATTCTTTCGATTCCTGCTGCCTTTCTAATCTGGCCTGCCACAATCCATGCCATTCAGTAAATTCCGGCGTGCCAAACATTTTATTTTCATTCAATTTATTAAAAGTTAATGCACGGAACGTATTGGTGTAATCCGATTGATGTTTTTTCATTAGCGTAAGCAAATCTGCAATCAGCGTTGCATCATCTTTCTCTTCATTAATTAAACCCAGTTTAGCCCTCATACCTGAAAGCCAATTCGACTGATATCGATCAGGAAATTCTGAAATTGCATCTTGCGCTAATTTGATAGCCTCAGACTCATCTTTATGTAAAAGCGGGATGAGCGTTTCAGCTAAACGGGCGAGATTCCATCCGGCAATTGATGGTTGATTCCCAAAAGCGTAACGACCTTGAATGTCGATTGAACTGAAGACGGTCGCTGGGTCGTACGTGTCCATGAAAGCGCAAGGACCGTAATCGATTGTTTCTCCGCAAATGGTCATATTGTCAGTATTCATGACCCCGTGAATGAACCCAACCAGTTGCCACTTGGCGATTAACGCGGCCTGTCGAATAATTACCGCTTGAAGAAATGAAAGATAACGATTCTCGTCGGATTCAATTTCTGGGTAATGGCGCTTTATCGCATAGTCGGCCAATTGCTGGAGATCATCGAACGTCCCCCATTGTGCAGCGTACTGAAATGTACCAACACGCAAATGGCTCTTTGCAACGCGCGTCAATATAGCGCCGGCCAACATTGTTTCACGATATATGGTTTCACCGGTTGTAACTACGGCTAGACTGCGGGTCGTCGGAATACCAAGTGCATGCATGGCTTCACTGATAATATACTCACGTAGCATCGGACCAATTCCCGCTCGTCCATCGCCTCCGCGGGAATACTGCGTTCGCCCAGATCCTTTAAGTTGAATATCAAATCGCTCGCCTGACGGAGTGATTTGTTCCCCAATAAGCATTGCGCGGCCGTCCCCCAACATCGTAAAATTTCCAAATTGATGTCCCGCGTATGCTTGTGCAAGCGGTGATGCACCTTCTGGGACAGTGTTACCGGCAAATATCGCAATTCCTTCTTCACTTTTTAACGCATTAGCACTTAATCCAAGCTTTGATGCCAAGGATTCATTGAAGATAATTAACTCCGGTGCCTCTACTGGATTTGGATCCATTTTAGTAAAAAAGATTTCAGGCAGATGGACATAACTGTTGTCTAAGTTCCATCCTGCTTCTTCTATTTCTATTTTATTTGTCATGTTCATCTCCTAGAATTATTTATTTTCAGCCTATAATAAGTCTCTACTTTTCAGAATTGATTATACGCACATCCCATTTCGATATCGAATCATCTGCGTTTGGAGTAAATGAAACATTTCAGGAAATACTACGAAAAAAGGAGGAGAAAAAATGGCGAAAAACAATAAAATATTAGTTCCCGAAGCGCGGAAAGCGTTGGATAAACTGAAAGCGGATGTCATGCGCCAACATGGATACAATGTAAATACGAACAATCCTGACGATGTGAAATTCGAAATTGCAGACGAACTTGGTATTCCTTTAACAAAAGGATACAACGGAAAGATTACCGCTGAAAATGCAGGTAAAATCGGAGGGCCTATCGGTGGAAATATGGTAAAAGAGATGGTTCGGATGGCGCAGGAACAAATGTTGAAGAAGTGAATGTCAGCGCGATGATGAAAGAGCTGCCAGGTTATTGCCCCCTGGCACTCCTTTGATAATTTTGGTCAGTCTTTTTTCAATTTTTCCGGGGAAAAGTCTTGGTGATCAAATTCTTCTGCCGCTTCCGCTAACCGCATTTGGACATCACGGTAATTTTCATTGCCATCTTTGTGATTTTGGGCTAAATTTTGTTCTGCAATTTGTTGCTGATTTAGCCGTGGATCCCGTCGTTGGATAAAACTATTCGAGTGTTCCTGCCGATTCACATTTAACCGTACGCCCCTATCATGATGCGATTTATTATCTTTTTTCGCCAAATGAATTCACTCCTTTTGCTGTTATTATTTTTAGTATTCGCTTATATGAGGACAGTATACGCCACTTAAAGTTCAGGATTTAAGAAGAGATTAGCTTTTCACCTGCGATTAAAAGAGACAACCACTTTGACACAAACTGATCGCCATTCCATGTCATGAGGTTTTCTACATATCCCAATGTATCAACATTAACCGTCCCGATAATCCGCTGGAATGCAAGGACGTCATAATTGTAACTTTTATTATTTGTAATGATTGGATTTAAGGCGCTTATGGCCAAGGCCCCACCAATAACTGGTTCTTTCAATATACCTTCTTGATTGTAAAACTGTGATAAATAATCGGCTCCCTTGTTGCTAATGTCTATCGTGAATACTACATTAAGCTGCCGACTCTCAACGCGAACCTTATAGAAATCTTCATAATGTACTTCAAATAAATATGTTGCATTGTATTGATCGACGTCTAACAGTTCTTGTAAAACATTATTTCTGAACGAATAGATATAAAAGATCCCGTTTCCGCCACTTCCACCCGTATCAGCGCTGATCATAATATCGACTATATTATCTTGGTTGAAATCTCCAAGAAATAACCGCGCATTATAGCCTGCATTGTTTATTAGTGAAATTTCCGTTATTTTATTCGACCGCCCATCCCGAATAACAAGTGTGATATTTTCGGCTAGGTTACCCAGTTGCTCATCGACATGCCCATATAAGTAGACATTATCTAAAATACCATCGCCATTGACATCTGCTATTTTCCAGTCCAACAATGTACGATTGCCGTTCACATGACTCCCCCTGTCTATACAATCGTCTTTCATTATAATATATGCCAATCAACTTTCATGTCTTCATCCTGTTATAATAGATAAAAAGCGATAAATGGGGTGCGGATAATTGGGCAATGAAATCAGATGGATGCGGCTGAAGCATGGGCAGTGGGATTTTTATTTGGCAGCGATAGATCAGGGACTTTGCTATGTAGGAACGCAAAACGAAGACTTTGAAGATCTTGAGAAGTGGGCTAAAAAGCGATTACCCGGGTATGTTTTGATTGAAAAGGAAGATGTACTGAAATGCTATGCAAAGGAATTGATGGAGTTTTTGGACGGGCAGCGTAAAGAATTTACATCAGTGACCGCCTTGCACGGGACGCCATTTCAACAATCCGTTTGGCAAGCATTGCTAGAAATCCCCTTTGGAGAAACGGTAACGTATTCAACTATTGCGGAACGCATCGGAAATCCTAAGGCTGTACGCGCAGTTGGAACAGCAATTGGCGCTAATCCTATGCTGATCATTGTTCCGTGTCATCGGGTAATTGGAAAAAACGGCGCACTAACCGGCTTTCGCGGCGGACTGGATATGAAAGCACAGTTGTTGGAGTTGGAGAGTTAATGTCTCACAGCAACTAGTTTGAATGAGATAAGTCAATAAAATACCAGGTTTTTACGCAATTTTATATCACGTAAAATCCTGGTTTGAACTCTTTCGGTTACCTCTCCATCCAAAACCGTCTAATCACAGTTCCATCTTCCTCAATAAAGCTTTTATCTTCAACGCCGCCGTTTTTCAAGATTGTTTTTGCAGATCCAATATTGTCAGCATTACAAGTTACTAGCACCCGCTGGATTCCCAATTCATCACATTTTTTCAATGCCTTTGCAAGAATCAATGTCGCATATCCTTTTCTTCTTTCAACCGGTCTCACGCCATACCCAATATGTCCACCGATATTACGTAAATAGTCCGTCAATTCATGCCGAATGTCGACCATTGCAATTATGCGATCACTTTCATCGGCGAGGAAATAGTTCGTGCACGGCACCCATTTTCCATCACCGCGTTCCCGATTTTTCAGCGCTTCTAAATAGGCTTCATAATTCTCGTAACCATTTAAATTAAAACTGCTTGGCGTCATTCGGGATTCATCCCATTCTTTCATGTAATCCTCATGCTCATTTTTCCATTCGATGGACGGTCTCACTAGTCGCATACTTATTCCCCCACTGCTTATGATGTATATGAAATCACAAAACACCAAAAGCTTTTTATTTAATCCCATTCAAGTTATAAAAATAAAAAGAAATAACCACCCGCCGCTAACAACCACGTAAGCAGGGTGGTATTTCATTTAGACACTCTTCTTATAAAGGTAACTGATTAGTCGCATCATTTCAAATAAAATAATCCACCATTAATAATTTCAATTTTAATCCGCGCCTCGTATTGTTGATCCATTGCTTCTTTTTCGACTTCATAACTTTCCGGCCTGTCTTCTACGCCTTCATAGAAATACTCCAATACTTTTCGATCTTTTTGCCATCTTATTTTTGCCTGTTCCGCCCATGTGTGATCGTCTTGATGTATTTTATTTTCGATAACCGCATCCAAACGTTCAAGTGCGCGAGTGGGATTTATTATATATGGCAGGTTGAATGTATTTTCCGGCATGTTTACATCAAATTCTACGTCATTGATCGAATCCTGAAACCCATCAATTAGATCGCCTGTCATTAAGTTAATCCCTAACGAATATAGAGTTTCTTTCGTTTGGTCGCTGTAATACGATATTTTATAATTAACGCCTAACCATGGCGTTAATATGGTTTGCGAATCAGTTTTACCGGATATCTTTTCATACATTAACACAAATGAACCTAGTTCTTTAATCGTTTGAAATAGCTGACTGAGCCGTGGAGAACCGAAATGCACAACTTCCCCTTTGACGTCTTCAACCAGCTTGTTTTTATCTGTAATTAATGTAATTTGCGCTGGGCACGGCACACCATTCGTGCTTTCCAAGTACTGCCAATAAAAAGGTCGATTCATAATTCTTTTATCCATTTCAATCGTTAATTGAACGGTAAGGTAATGTTCATTATCAGTTATCACTTGGCAATCATTTTCCTTAAAAAGTTCTCTTAAATAACCATGAATTTGTTGCGGGTACATTTAGACCCTCCTTTACTAACCGTTAACATGAGTTAAAGTGAAACTTCAATAAACGGGATGCTCTTTCCCATTTATTGTTAGTTGAACCAATCGGGTAGGGAGGAATGGCTTTTTATTCCTCCGCACCTACGTGCCGTTGATGGTTTTCTACGGCACGTTAACGCGGGACAGGATATCATCTAACTCGCCCACTACTTGTTCAAAAACTCCGATTTTAACATACAGCAAATCCAATATATGATCCTCAATCGTATTCTGAATGGCTAAATTGTAAATATGCACATCATTTTCTTGACCTAGCCTGTGAACACGACCGATACGTTGCTCTAACTTCATTGGGTTCCAAGGTAAATCGTAATTTATGACGTGATGGCAAAACTGAAGGTTAATCCCTTCACTACCTGACTCCGTCGCGATTAATACTTGCGCTTTTTGTTCAAAAAGTTGTTTCATCCACTCACGTTTACTTTTGCTGAATTTACCATTAAATGTGACACTTGTAATTCCTTTAGATTGTAAATACCACTGCAAATAGGTTTGACTTCCTCGATATTCGGTAAAGATAATAACCTTATCGCCATTTACCCGAGAAATTATTTCATAAGCTTTTTTCGCTTTCGAATTAATTTCCAGACTCATCAACTTTCCAATTATCACTTCTATATAAGAGATGTCTTCCGGTTTCGTGCATTTGTCAAGCATATTCGTTAAAGTTAAAGCTGTTGCTTCCTTACTGCTGCACATTTCCCTTTGCAGCGTAATCAGCGAAAAGGCATCCGAAAATACGGTCGAAACATTTTTAAGGTCCGAAATCAAGTCATATACTTCTTTTTCTTCTTTCGTAAAATCAATAGGGATTATTTCTACATTCCGATTTGTCCATTCAATTCCAGTATCTTCTCTTCGATTTCTGACCATAACTTGGTTAACCAGTTCTTTCAGATACTCGTCATGTTCCACGTTGTGTTTACTCGCAGAAAAAGCGGCTTGAAACGATTCGTAGTTCCCGAGGTGACCTGGTTTCAATAAGGATATGAGATAAAACAGCTCAAACACATTGTTTTGAATAGGTGTCGCCGTTAACAATAAACAAAACTTTTTCTTTAAATTTTGAACGAACTCGTAACTTTGAGTTTTATGGTTCTTTAATTTATGTGCTTCATCAATGATAATTAAATCAAAGTCTTGTTCGTAAATTTTTTCTCTATGCGGACTTCTTTTTGCCGTATCCAAACTCATGACGACGACCGAACAATAATTCAAGTCGTAATTTTTCTTATACTGCAAAGCCGGAATGTGAAATTTTTGATTTAGTTCATCAAGCCATTGATTGACAAGAGAAGCAGGAACCAAAATTAGCGCTTTTTTCACGAGCCCTCGGATTAGATATTCTTTCAAGATTAATCCGGCTTCAATGGTTTTACCTAGCCCCACTTCATCCGCAAGAATCGCTTTACCATTCATTCTTTCAATAACCGTTTCCGCCACTTCCAACTGATGGGCAAGCGGCGTCAGATTAGGTAAATATCTTGGAGATTGAAGACCTTGGAAATCTGTAATCAAGTTCGTTTTTGCAATTTCATAACTCATGTTATATAACTTCCAGCTATCCCATGGCGCGCGATTCTCCAGCCGTTCCATAAAGCCATCTTTCCACTCAGACGATCTTTCAATAATCAAAAATATCACCCCATTCAACGTTTAATTCCTTGTTAGATTGTCCAGAAATGAAATTCCTATGTTAAATTAATCAGATGTAAAATTTTAGGGATAAAAAAAGCGACTACATAATTTGTAGTCGCTTAGATTAATTATTTAACAATCGTGACGGGACAGTTCGCATGCTTCATCACTTTATGGCTCACGCTGCCAAGAACCATTTCTTGAAAAGCATTTAAACCGCGGCTACCGATAACGAGTTGATCAATCGAATGTTCTTTCACGTACTTAATGATTTCGTGACTCGGATTTCCTTTTATTATCGTAATTTTTATCGCGACACCGACTGATCGCGCAAGTTCTTGTACAGGATGTAATTTTTGTTCACGTTTTAATGTTAAGCTCTCTGGACTTTGCGCCAACAAACGTTCATCTTTCGCCTTGTTATGATCCGCTACATAAATAACTTCCAAATCCGTCTCAGGTAAATATTGAGCAAGCATCACCGCATGTTTGGCGGCTCGTAACGCGTTGTCTGACCCATCAACTGCTACAGCAATTTTCATTAAAAATCCCCCTTATGTAAATTGTCGGTACAATTGTTCACTTGAAGAATTTAATCCTTGAATCTGTACAGTTACACCTTTTTGTTCGAGCTTCTGTTTCACTTTCATAATAGCAGCGACAGCAGACTCATCCCAAAGCTGACTATTTTCAAAATTAATGACCACTTCACTATCCGTAACATTATCAAATGACTGAATAAATTTCGTCGTCGATGCAAAAAATAAAGGACCTTTTACTTTGTATTCTTCTTTATCATGCGTTACGGTCACACGCGAAATTTTAGCAACAAAGAAAAGCGCGCTTAATATAACCCCAGCGACTACGCCGATTGCTAGATTATGCGTATATAAAATAATCACAACAGTAAGGAGCATAACAAGCGACTCAGACCTTGGCGCTTGTTTCAAAAACTTAAACGAACCCCAATTAAAGGTTGTCGCACTTACCATAATCATGACACCGACAAGAACAGGCATCGGAATATCAGCGACAAGATCACCTAAAACGATGATTAAAAACATCAAAAATACACCAGAAGTTAATGTCGATAAACGCCCGCGTCCACCCGACTTAATATTGATCACCGATTGTCCGATCAACGCACAACCAGCCATACCGCCGAAAAAGCCATTGACAAAGTTGGCAATTCCCTGCCCGCGCGCTTCTGTATTTTTATTGCTCGGCGTATCTGTCATATCGTCCAACACTTGAGAAGTAAGAAGTGATTCCAATAACCCGACAACCGAAAGCGCTAATGCATACGGCAAAATAATCTTTAACGTTTCAAAATTAAGCGGTATGTCTGGCAAGAAGAAAATCGGTAACGTATTCGGCATCGTACCGAGGTCGCCAATCGTCTGCAATTTCACGCCACTTATAAGCGCAATGCTCGTCATGACCACTATGGCAATCAACGGTGCAGGAATATACGTGAAAAATCTCGGAATCGCGTACACTAAAATTAACGTAATGATTGCAAAAACATATGTCATGCTACCTGCCCCAAGTAAATACGGCATTTGAGTAATAAAAATCATAATTCCAAGTGCATTCACAAACCCCAACATGACGGAGTTTGGAATAAAGCGCATCAAATTCGCGACACCAAATAACCCCAGAATAAATTGAATAATTCCTGTCAAAATAGTTGCCGCAAGTACATATTGAAGGCCATGATTCGCCATCAAGCTGACAAGCACCAACGCCATCGCACCTGTTGCTGCTGAAATTAGCCCGGGCCGTCCGCCAACAAATGAAATAATCACCGCAATTGTAAATGAAGCATATAACGCGACACGTGGATCAACGCCCACAATGAACGCAAAAGCCAATGCTTCAGGAATGAGCGCAAGCCCGACAACGATACCTGCTAAAATATCAGCGCGCACATTTCCAAACCATTGTTGTTTTAAAGTATGCATGATGTTCCCCTTTCATAATCACTAAGCTTCAATAAAGCTTGTACCAATGGTAGAATGTTTATAGCATATCATTTTTATTCCCAAAAGTTAATAGTTTTGGGAAGTTAGGAGTAAAAAATGAAATACGGATACATCCGCCCAATTGTTAAGGATCAACAGTGCACTGATCAATTGAATAATATTTCCATCGAAAAATTATATAAAGAAACACATGGACTTGCGAAGAAAAGGAAAGAACTCGAAAACTTATTGATGATCTTACAAAAA
This genomic window from Sporosarcina sp. Marseille-Q4063 contains:
- a CDS encoding universal stress protein, which gives rise to MKIAVAVDGSDNALRAAKHAVMLAQYLPETDLEVIYVADHNKAKDERLLAQSPESLTLKREQKLHPVQELARSVGVAIKITIIKGNPSHEIIKYVKEHSIDQLVIGSRGLNAFQEMVLGSVSHKVMKHANCPVTIVK
- a CDS encoding DUF4190 domain-containing protein: MVEKTQTNSNSVISITLGILSILIPMIGIILGVIWFVFARIALKEIRNTNDNGRGLATAGLICSVVGVVPQLFRVLGFALFFCFILIL
- a CDS encoding YqhG family protein, giving the protein MYPQQIHGYLRELFKENDCQVITDNEHYLTVQLTIEMDKRIMNRPFYWQYLESTNGVPCPAQITLITDKNKLVEDVKGEVVHFGSPRLSQLFQTIKELGSFVLMYEKISGKTDSQTILTPWLGVNYKISYYSDQTKETLYSLGINLMTGDLIDGFQDSINDVEFDVNMPENTFNLPYIINPTRALERLDAVIENKIHQDDHTWAEQAKIRWQKDRKVLEYFYEGVEDRPESYEVEKEAMDQQYEARIKIEIINGGLFYLK
- a CDS encoding methylated-DNA--[protein]-cysteine S-methyltransferase: MRLKHGQWDFYLAAIDQGLCYVGTQNEDFEDLEKWAKKRLPGYVLIEKEDVLKCYAKELMEFLDGQRKEFTSVTALHGTPFQQSVWQALLEIPFGETVTYSTIAERIGNPKAVRAVGTAIGANPMLIIVPCHRVIGKNGALTGFRGGLDMKAQLLELES
- a CDS encoding DEAD/DEAH box helicase, with protein sequence MERLENRAPWDSWKLYNMSYEIAKTNLITDFQGLQSPRYLPNLTPLAHQLEVAETVIERMNGKAILADEVGLGKTIEAGLILKEYLIRGLVKKALILVPASLVNQWLDELNQKFHIPALQYKKNYDLNYCSVVVMSLDTAKRSPHREKIYEQDFDLIIIDEAHKLKNHKTQSYEFVQNLKKKFCLLLTATPIQNNVFELFYLISLLKPGHLGNYESFQAAFSASKHNVEHDEYLKELVNQVMVRNRREDTGIEWTNRNVEIIPIDFTKEEKEVYDLISDLKNVSTVFSDAFSLITLQREMCSSKEATALTLTNMLDKCTKPEDISYIEVIIGKLMSLEINSKAKKAYEIISRVNGDKVIIFTEYRGSQTYLQWYLQSKGITSVTFNGKFSKSKREWMKQLFEQKAQVLIATESGSEGINLQFCHHVINYDLPWNPMKLEQRIGRVHRLGQENDVHIYNLAIQNTIEDHILDLLYVKIGVFEQVVGELDDILSRVNVP
- a CDS encoding alpha/beta-type small acid-soluble spore protein, coding for MAKNNKILVPEARKALDKLKADVMRQHGYNVNTNNPDDVKFEIADELGIPLTKGYNGKITAENAGKIGGPIGGNMVKEMVRMAQEQMLKK
- a CDS encoding YsnF/AvaK domain-containing protein, with protein sequence MADKRFVGTFQTEYEVLNKIDELKVEGYSEEDIYVVTNDEESLSIVRGQTDVDFESPDGNWLDKFIAFISGDEPVRAAFNDMGLTEEESDRYYGEVKNGRILLYVDHEYGRTTYDRQSEFMNNYSDPNLGSNLTTEDLGATASVNHASPNIDAEHEGSLRLHEERLNVDKERVQTGEVNVGKHVVEEVQSVEVPVSREEVDIERNAVYDETAAGEVFDDGENIHIPVMEEQVEVTKRPVVNEEIVVSKREVQDTEMVSETVRREEADVDRSDEDFVNPIDRDVEDTLEKERTQYDPLTDRDRL
- a CDS encoding GNAT family N-acetyltransferase codes for the protein MRLVRPSIEWKNEHEDYMKEWDESRMTPSSFNLNGYENYEAYLEALKNRERGDGKWVPCTNYFLADESDRIIAMVDIRHELTDYLRNIGGHIGYGVRPVERRKGYATLILAKALKKCDELGIQRVLVTCNADNIGSAKTILKNGGVEDKSFIEEDGTVIRRFWMER
- a CDS encoding topoisomerase DNA-binding C4 zinc finger domain-containing protein; translation: MKNGKYGSFYGCSSYPRCRDIQKISTCCTQE
- a CDS encoding YdiU family protein: MTNKIEIEEAGWNLDNSYVHLPEIFFTKMDPNPVEAPELIIFNESLASKLGLSANALKSEEGIAIFAGNTVPEGASPLAQAYAGHQFGNFTMLGDGRAMLIGEQITPSGERFDIQLKGSGRTQYSRGGDGRAGIGPMLREYIISEAMHALGIPTTRSLAVVTTGETIYRETMLAGAILTRVAKSHLRVGTFQYAAQWGTFDDLQQLADYAIKRHYPEIESDENRYLSFLQAVIIRQAALIAKWQLVGFIHGVMNTDNMTICGETIDYGPCAFMDTYDPATVFSSIDIQGRYAFGNQPSIAGWNLARLAETLIPLLHKDESEAIKLAQDAISEFPDRYQSNWLSGMRAKLGLINEEKDDATLIADLLTLMKKHQSDYTNTFRALTFNKLNENKMFGTPEFTEWHGLWQARLERQQESKESSHQLMKDNNPAVIPRNHRVEEALEAAVEQGDYSVMQQLLNVLSKPCAHTSEQEKYTTLPESAGLYQTFCGT
- a CDS encoding VCBS repeat-containing protein, with the protein product MNGNRTLLDWKIADVNGDGILDNVYLYGHVDEQLGNLAENITLVIRDGRSNKITEISLINNAGYNARLFLGDFNQDNIVDIMISADTGGSGGNGIFYIYSFRNNVLQELLDVDQYNATYLFEVHYEDFYKVRVESRQLNVVFTIDISNKGADYLSQFYNQEGILKEPVIGGALAISALNPIITNNKSYNYDVLAFQRIIGTVNVDTLGYVENLMTWNGDQFVSKWLSLLIAGEKLISS
- a CDS encoding SulP family inorganic anion transporter — encoded protein: MHTLKQQWFGNVRADILAGIVVGLALIPEALAFAFIVGVDPRVALYASFTIAVIISFVGGRPGLISAATGAMALVLVSLMANHGLQYVLAATILTGIIQFILGLFGVANLMRFIPNSVMLGFVNALGIMIFITQMPYLLGAGSMTYVFAIITLILVYAIPRFFTYIPAPLIAIVVMTSIALISGVKLQTIGDLGTMPNTLPIFFLPDIPLNFETLKIILPYALALSVVGLLESLLTSQVLDDMTDTPSNKNTEARGQGIANFVNGFFGGMAGCALIGQSVINIKSGGRGRLSTLTSGVFLMFLIIVLGDLVADIPMPVLVGVMIMVSATTFNWGSFKFLKQAPRSESLVMLLTVVIILYTHNLAIGVVAGVILSALFFVAKISRVTVTHDKEEYKVKGPLFFASTTKFIQSFDNVTDSEVVINFENSQLWDESAVAAIMKVKQKLEQKGVTVQIQGLNSSSEQLYRQFT